The Faecalibacterium prausnitzii genome includes a window with the following:
- a CDS encoding terminase large subunit domain-containing protein, translating into MKTGTNVPVVWRPQPRQREFMRRPEPEALYGGAAGGGKSDALIIEALRQVQIPHYRGLILRKTFPQLSDLVDKSLVYYRRAFPEAQYNATSHVWVFPSGAKIYFGSMQYTKDRTNYQGKAFDFIGFDELTHFEWEEYSYMMSRNRPTGPGTRVYLRATTNPGGVGHGWVKARFITPAPPGTPIVEAFPVRMPDGTEKVLQRARVFIPSSVFDNPALLENDPDYLASLASLPEAEKQALLYGSWDSFSGQVFTEWRNDPAHYQDQRWTHVIAPFPIPKHWKIYRGFDFGFSKPFSVGWYAADEEGRLYRIKELYGCTGRPNEGLRIDPVEQARRIREVEQNDPQLRGRVIQGIADPAIFDESRGESIAAMMERGPNFLHWMPGDHTRLAGKMQFHYRLAFDGEGRPMFQVFDTCRHFLRTIPNLVYDESNVEDIDTRQEDHIYDECRYVLMEHPISPPRRTARPPVGDDPLELHRQARFYRI; encoded by the coding sequence ATGAAGACAGGAACGAATGTGCCAGTCGTCTGGCGGCCCCAGCCCCGGCAGAGGGAGTTCATGCGCAGACCGGAGCCGGAGGCTCTCTACGGCGGCGCGGCAGGCGGCGGCAAGAGCGATGCGCTCATCATCGAGGCGCTGCGGCAGGTGCAGATCCCGCACTACCGGGGGCTCATCCTGCGCAAGACCTTTCCCCAGCTGAGCGACCTTGTGGACAAGAGTCTGGTCTACTACCGCCGGGCCTTCCCGGAGGCGCAGTACAACGCCACGAGCCATGTGTGGGTCTTCCCCAGCGGGGCAAAGATCTACTTCGGCTCGATGCAGTACACCAAGGACCGCACGAATTATCAGGGCAAGGCCTTTGATTTCATCGGCTTCGACGAGCTGACCCACTTCGAGTGGGAGGAGTACAGCTACATGATGAGCCGCAACCGCCCCACCGGGCCCGGTACGCGGGTGTACCTGCGGGCCACCACCAACCCCGGCGGCGTCGGCCACGGCTGGGTCAAGGCACGGTTCATCACCCCGGCCCCGCCCGGCACTCCCATCGTGGAAGCGTTCCCGGTGCGGATGCCGGACGGGACGGAAAAGGTGCTGCAGCGGGCGCGGGTGTTCATCCCATCCAGCGTCTTTGACAACCCGGCCCTGCTGGAAAACGACCCGGATTACCTTGCAAGTCTGGCCTCTCTGCCCGAAGCGGAAAAGCAGGCCCTGCTCTATGGCAGCTGGGACAGTTTCTCCGGTCAGGTGTTCACCGAGTGGCGGAACGACCCCGCCCACTATCAGGACCAGCGCTGGACCCATGTGATCGCACCGTTCCCCATCCCGAAGCACTGGAAGATCTACCGCGGGTTCGACTTCGGGTTTTCGAAGCCGTTCTCGGTGGGGTGGTACGCGGCGGATGAGGAAGGGCGGCTCTACCGCATCAAAGAGCTGTACGGCTGCACAGGCCGCCCGAACGAGGGGCTGCGGATCGACCCGGTGGAGCAGGCCCGGCGCATCCGGGAGGTGGAGCAGAACGACCCGCAGCTGCGCGGCCGGGTCATTCAGGGCATTGCAGACCCGGCCATCTTCGACGAGAGCCGGGGCGAGAGCATCGCCGCCATGATGGAGCGGGGGCCGAACTTCCTGCACTGGATGCCCGGCGACCACACCCGACTGGCCGGTAAGATGCAGTTCCACTACCGGCTGGCGTTTGACGGAGAGGGGCGGCCCATGTTTCAGGTATTCGATACTTGCAGGCACTTCCTGCGCACCATCCCGAATCTGGTATACGACGAGAGCAACGTGGAGGACATCGACACCCGGCAGGAAGACCACATTTACGACGAATGCCGGTATGTTCTGATGGAACACCCCATCTCGCCGCCCCGGCGCACGGCCCGCCCGCCGGTGGGGGACGACCCGCTGGAACTGCACCGGCAGGCAAGGTTTTATCGGATCTAG
- a CDS encoding ribosomal-processing cysteine protease Prp, which produces MIRVIYSELDGPEGLTLRLEASGHAGYAPAGQDIVCAGASTLMQALVSLLAGEKTARSDAWDKPEGPRLAVTAAAPQEPWVEGAFELAKAGFALLAERYPDNLRFADLSRRGEAAMMDLQLFAEGGETGGAGSAPALSEAQARQAVASGTLKPGREEAAPPETPKEEIPKTNPDPEAPCPTPEPPRPPLPEHLPGRQAVAALHSRWAAEEAALRQVVPEFSLKTELQHPEMRRLMQLPGMRMADAYRLAHYEDALRQTAHAVEQGVVERIRQRASRPAENGTRPGSAAVTGADVSRMTRAQREALERKALHGEVITF; this is translated from the coding sequence ATGATCCGTGTGATCTACAGTGAACTGGACGGCCCGGAGGGCCTGACCCTGCGGCTGGAAGCGTCCGGCCACGCGGGCTATGCCCCCGCCGGGCAGGACATCGTCTGCGCCGGTGCCAGCACCCTGATGCAGGCTCTGGTGAGCCTTCTGGCAGGGGAAAAGACCGCCCGCAGCGATGCCTGGGATAAGCCGGAAGGCCCCCGGCTGGCTGTGACCGCCGCCGCCCCGCAGGAGCCGTGGGTAGAGGGGGCTTTTGAGCTGGCCAAGGCCGGGTTTGCCCTGCTGGCCGAGCGCTACCCGGACAACCTCCGCTTTGCAGACCTGAGCCGCCGGGGCGAAGCGGCCATGATGGACCTGCAACTGTTCGCAGAGGGCGGCGAGACCGGCGGCGCAGGGAGCGCCCCGGCCCTGAGCGAGGCACAGGCCCGGCAGGCCGTCGCCTCCGGCACCCTGAAGCCGGGCCGGGAGGAGGCAGCGCCGCCGGAGACCCCGAAGGAGGAAATCCCGAAGACAAACCCCGACCCGGAAGCACCCTGTCCAACCCCGGAACCGCCCCGCCCGCCGCTGCCGGAGCATCTGCCGGGCCGACAGGCCGTGGCCGCCCTGCACAGCCGCTGGGCAGCCGAAGAGGCAGCGCTGCGGCAGGTGGTGCCGGAGTTCTCGCTGAAAACGGAGCTGCAGCACCCGGAGATGCGCCGTCTGATGCAGCTGCCGGGGATGCGGATGGCGGACGCCTACCGTCTGGCCCACTACGAGGACGCGCTGCGCCAGACCGCCCATGCCGTGGAGCAGGGCGTCGTGGAGCGCATCCGGCAGCGGGCGTCCCGCCCGGCAGAGAACGGCACCCGCCCCGGCAGCGCCGCCGTGACCGGGGCGGATGTTTCCCGCATGACCCGCGCCCAGCGGGAAGCGCTGGAACGCAAGGCCCTCCATGGGGAAGTCATCACGTTCTGA
- a CDS encoding N4-gp56 family major capsid protein, producing the protein MNDTAMKFDLQLFADPSAALNNTSGTMTAEMKTFYEKRLIDQAEPRLVHDQFADYYPVPQNGGKTIEFRKYDSLPKATTPLTEGVTPNGQTLNVTTITSDLHQYGGWTPLTDVLQMTAIDNNVVQATRVLASQAGRTMDSITRDVLAGGTNVLYAPKQSADGTETAVTSRAGLDKTCTLTPKLFFQAAAQLGAMNADPIGDSYIAIIHPYAAYDLKTSREFIEVHKYADPEAMFRGEIGKLGNIRFIETSEAKIWKDATCPAGLAVFGTLVLGAHAYGVTELEGGGLEHIVKQLGYGDDPLNQRASVGWKGMRAAERLVEQYMIRIESVSSYSANAAAN; encoded by the coding sequence ATGAACGACACTGCAATGAAGTTCGACCTCCAGCTGTTCGCCGACCCTTCCGCCGCGCTGAACAATACCTCCGGCACCATGACCGCCGAGATGAAGACCTTCTATGAGAAGCGCCTCATCGACCAGGCCGAGCCGCGCCTCGTCCACGACCAGTTTGCGGATTACTACCCGGTGCCCCAGAACGGCGGCAAGACCATCGAGTTCCGCAAGTACGACAGCCTGCCCAAGGCCACCACCCCGCTGACCGAGGGTGTGACCCCCAACGGCCAGACCCTGAACGTGACCACCATCACCAGTGACCTGCACCAGTACGGCGGCTGGACCCCGCTGACCGATGTGCTGCAGATGACCGCCATCGACAACAACGTCGTGCAGGCCACCCGTGTGCTGGCCAGCCAGGCGGGCCGCACCATGGACAGCATCACCCGCGATGTGCTGGCGGGCGGCACCAACGTTCTCTATGCGCCCAAGCAGAGTGCCGACGGCACTGAGACGGCCGTGACCAGCCGCGCCGGTCTGGACAAGACCTGCACCCTGACCCCGAAGCTGTTCTTCCAGGCGGCGGCCCAGCTGGGCGCGATGAACGCCGACCCCATCGGCGACAGCTACATCGCCATCATCCACCCCTATGCCGCCTACGACCTGAAGACCAGCCGGGAGTTCATCGAGGTGCATAAGTATGCCGACCCGGAGGCCATGTTCCGCGGCGAGATCGGCAAGCTGGGCAACATCCGCTTCATCGAGACCAGCGAGGCCAAGATCTGGAAGGACGCCACCTGCCCGGCCGGTCTGGCCGTGTTCGGCACGCTGGTGCTGGGTGCCCACGCCTATGGCGTCACTGAGCTGGAAGGCGGCGGTCTGGAGCACATCGTCAAGCAGCTTGGCTATGGCGACGACCCGCTGAACCAGCGCGCTTCCGTGGGCTGGAAGGGGATGCGCGCCGCCGAGCGTCTGGTGGAGCAGTACATGATCCGCATCGAGAGCGTGTCCAGCTACTCGGCCAATGCGGCGGCGAACTGA